From one Microlunatus sp. Gsoil 973 genomic stretch:
- a CDS encoding WhiB family transcriptional regulator — translation MNQNRIESEPVSRHRLVDLVVFEYRSLVVRRLGVTAEWRVLEWTNAAACADEAEATADTCQRCPVVGECLAAALASDDRAEWRGGLSRDDRKHLWAGMERTYREVRDLELMRLDVDHLISGRRPATRLHTVNGTEP, via the coding sequence ATGAACCAGAACCGCATCGAAAGCGAGCCGGTCAGCCGACATCGGCTCGTCGATCTGGTGGTCTTCGAATACCGGTCCCTTGTGGTCCGTCGGCTCGGCGTGACCGCCGAATGGCGGGTCCTGGAATGGACCAACGCCGCTGCTTGTGCCGACGAGGCCGAAGCCACCGCCGACACTTGCCAGCGCTGCCCGGTTGTCGGCGAATGCCTCGCCGCGGCACTGGCAAGTGACGATCGCGCCGAATGGCGGGGTGGGCTGAGCCGGGATGACCGCAAGCACCTGTGGGCCGGGATGGAGCGGACGTATCGGGAGGTCCGTGATCTTGAACTCATGCGTCTCGACGTTGATCACCTGATCAGCGGCCGGCGCCCGGCGACCCGTCTCCACACCGTGAACGGAACCGAGCCATGA
- the xerC gene encoding tyrosine recombinase XerC, translated as MLRDLEDDVHPGKPNYTVAEAMEDWLTYGLGRQGPPTIKKYRSLSATHIVPFLGKRKLRELTATQVELWLANRAQVLSSEPLRRVHACLNRAVRRAMALDLVKRNVVELVEIPRGKREGRQSKSLTPEQADQILARTANDRMHAYIVLSLLTGGRTEELRGLRWEHVHLDPTRAGDEKIGPYIEVWHSVRRGGDTKTRRSRRTLALPQRCVGVLRKRRADQERERLLAGDQWHNSCLVFTTGLGTEMDSANVRRDFRHALRLVPGVDPNEWTPRDLRHSFVSLLSDAGVPIEEISRLVGHSGTTVTELVYRHQLRPVVQTGATIMDQLFGSDAEGPEPLSSASSSRVEPDDE; from the coding sequence ATGCTTCGGGACCTGGAGGATGATGTCCACCCAGGCAAGCCGAACTACACCGTCGCCGAAGCCATGGAGGACTGGCTGACCTACGGGCTGGGTCGCCAGGGTCCACCAACGATTAAGAAGTACCGGTCTCTCTCGGCGACCCATATCGTGCCGTTCCTGGGAAAGCGCAAGTTGCGCGAGCTCACGGCGACACAAGTGGAACTTTGGCTGGCGAACCGCGCCCAGGTGCTGAGCTCGGAGCCTCTCCGTCGGGTACACGCCTGCCTCAACCGCGCCGTAAGACGGGCGATGGCGCTCGACCTGGTCAAGCGGAACGTCGTCGAACTTGTCGAAATCCCTCGTGGAAAGCGTGAGGGCCGGCAGTCCAAGTCACTCACACCGGAGCAGGCGGACCAGATTCTCGCTCGGACAGCCAACGATCGGATGCACGCCTACATTGTGCTGTCGCTCCTTACCGGTGGTCGGACCGAGGAGCTTCGTGGCCTTCGCTGGGAACATGTCCATCTCGATCCGACGCGCGCGGGTGACGAGAAGATCGGCCCGTACATCGAGGTTTGGCACTCGGTCCGACGAGGCGGGGACACCAAGACTCGGCGATCCCGACGAACCCTTGCGCTTCCCCAACGCTGCGTCGGCGTGCTGCGCAAACGCCGCGCTGATCAGGAGCGTGAGCGCCTGCTTGCCGGCGACCAGTGGCACAACTCCTGTCTGGTCTTCACGACCGGGCTGGGTACCGAGATGGATTCGGCGAACGTGCGCCGCGACTTCCGTCATGCCCTGCGACTGGTACCAGGGGTCGACCCGAACGAATGGACGCCACGGGACCTACGGCATTCGTTCGTTTCGCTGCTGTCGGACGCCGGCGTTCCGATCGAAGAGATCTCCCGGCTAGTCGGGCACAGCGGTACGACGGTCACGGAGCTTGTCTATCGACACCAGCTCCGCCCTGTTGTGCAGACCGGTGCGACGATCATGGATCAGCTGTTCGGCAGCGATGCAGAGGGTCCAGAGCCGTTGTCATCCGCTTCGTCATCCAGGGTCGAGCCGGACGACGAGTGA
- a CDS encoding helix-turn-helix domain-containing protein, with the protein MVEHAVLPVLCTVGEAAEALRLSRSVIYELIRSGRLRTVKQGRRRLVPVHALEEFVASLDGAS; encoded by the coding sequence ATGGTCGAACATGCCGTCTTGCCCGTCTTGTGCACCGTCGGCGAAGCCGCCGAAGCTCTGCGGCTCAGCCGGTCGGTGATCTATGAGCTGATCCGATCAGGCAGGCTGCGCACGGTGAAACAGGGCCGACGTCGACTGGTGCCGGTTCACGCGCTGGAGGAATTCGTGGCCTCGTTGGACGGCGCCTCGTGA
- a CDS encoding HIRAN domain-containing protein: MDSTGGIVPGVDGYMCSVEVGNESVIITAKNPMARGALIGIGPVAAGNPYAVGDSVVIPLSHLERVDFFPASMLANGRLTVAAGGREFVAHFRRKDRQAFEELARFLTTQLRPGRLPAGPAPGAQLHASASGAAVPTTESKAAGAEPTVEGVLQQLTVIDAGLPLDEQIEVNGETHHSKSFRKLFRAMGMPITSAGTTLQDQRCVLVPEPWNEHDPNAVAVAIEGFVVGYVPANLAATYSPHLLARARDRKLIAGAARVWVKDEGGMVRARVTILVPEADLL, encoded by the coding sequence ATGGATTCGACTGGTGGCATCGTTCCTGGGGTGGATGGCTACATGTGCTCGGTTGAGGTTGGCAACGAATCGGTGATCATCACCGCGAAGAATCCGATGGCGCGCGGCGCCTTGATCGGGATCGGTCCTGTGGCAGCTGGGAACCCGTACGCCGTCGGGGACAGCGTGGTCATTCCCCTTTCCCACCTGGAGCGGGTGGACTTCTTCCCGGCATCGATGCTGGCTAATGGTCGGCTCACTGTCGCCGCCGGCGGCCGGGAGTTCGTCGCTCACTTCAGGCGCAAAGATCGCCAAGCTTTTGAGGAGTTGGCGCGCTTCCTGACCACCCAGCTTCGACCGGGACGGCTGCCAGCCGGACCGGCACCCGGCGCTCAGCTGCATGCGAGCGCCAGCGGAGCTGCGGTTCCCACGACGGAGTCGAAAGCGGCAGGAGCGGAGCCAACGGTCGAGGGCGTCCTGCAGCAGTTAACCGTGATTGACGCCGGTCTACCTCTTGATGAGCAGATCGAAGTCAACGGCGAGACGCACCATTCGAAGAGTTTCAGAAAGTTGTTTCGGGCCATGGGAATGCCGATTACCTCGGCTGGTACCACCTTGCAAGATCAGCGCTGCGTCTTGGTGCCAGAGCCATGGAATGAGCACGACCCGAACGCGGTAGCCGTCGCGATCGAGGGCTTCGTTGTCGGATATGTGCCCGCCAACCTGGCCGCGACCTACTCGCCGCATCTGCTGGCTCGGGCGCGCGACCGAAAACTCATTGCGGGGGCCGCCAGGGTATGGGTGAAGGATGAAGGTGGAATGGTTCGAGCCAGGGTGACGATTCTGGTTCCCGAAGCGGATCTGCTGTAA
- the gyrA gene encoding DNA gyrase subunit A gives MTEVTPPANHDRLEPVDLQDEIQKSYLDYAMSVIVGRALPDVTDGLKPVHRRILYGMYDGGYRPDRGWNKCARVVGEVMGQYHPHGDSAIYDSLVGLAQPWKMRYPLVDGQGNFGSQGNDPAAAMRYTECKMASLAMEMVRDIDEDTVDFKANYDGKTQEPVVLPARFPNLLVNGSTGIAVGMATNIPTHNLREVASAVQWALEHPEATAEELLEAALERVKGPDFPNGALIVGRKGIEDAYRTGRGSVIMRAVVEIEEDPKTGRNQLVVTELPYMVNPDNLSLKIAELVNSGRLNGIADIRDDSSARTGQRLVILLKRDAQPRVVLNNLYKHTQLQDTFGCNMLALVDDVPRTLRLDQFISYWITHQLNVIRRRTEYRLAETEKRAHIYRGYVKALDALDEVIALIRRSPTTEEAREGLMELLEIDEVQAGAILDMQLRRLAALERQRIIDTLADFEVQIADFQDILAKPERQRQIVGTELGEIVAKYGDDRRTEIIAADGDMSAEDFIPDRDVVVTITRGGYAKRTNTDLYRVQRRGGKGVRGATLRADDEVVHLFATSNHQWILFFTNKGRVYRAKVWQLPEANRDARGSHVAGLLSFLPDEEIAQVLTLRSYEDAPYLLLATKKGLVKKSELSLYDSPRQAGIIAINFRDDDDELIGAQLCSADDDVLLISRKGQAIRFAADDAQLRPMGRATSGVTGMKFRDGDELLSLTRISADLEEDNWFVFTVTDGGFAKRTAVSEYRQQGRGGLGIKAMKLNDSRGRLVGGLVVREHDEVIAIKASGQITRSAVSEVAVKGRDTMGVKFVGVTNGDSVAVIALNPESTPELEDAGLDDAGGEGGAVENSLAEGDSAKVEGESAPVGESEQAESVDEASAADAEVEAADETDDEPEE, from the coding sequence ATGACTGAAGTTACGCCGCCTGCCAACCATGATCGTCTCGAGCCTGTCGATCTTCAGGACGAGATCCAGAAGTCCTATCTCGACTATGCGATGAGCGTGATCGTCGGGCGGGCACTGCCCGACGTCACCGACGGTCTGAAGCCGGTGCACCGCCGGATCCTCTACGGCATGTACGACGGTGGGTATCGCCCCGACCGCGGGTGGAACAAGTGCGCCCGGGTCGTCGGCGAGGTGATGGGTCAGTACCACCCGCACGGCGACAGCGCGATCTACGACAGCCTGGTCGGGCTCGCCCAGCCGTGGAAGATGCGCTACCCGCTGGTCGACGGCCAGGGCAACTTCGGCTCGCAGGGCAACGATCCCGCCGCGGCCATGCGCTATACCGAGTGCAAGATGGCGTCGCTGGCCATGGAGATGGTCCGCGACATCGACGAGGACACCGTCGACTTCAAGGCCAATTACGACGGCAAGACCCAGGAACCGGTCGTGCTGCCGGCCCGGTTCCCCAACCTGCTGGTCAACGGCTCGACCGGTATCGCCGTCGGCATGGCGACCAACATTCCGACGCACAACCTGCGCGAGGTCGCCTCGGCGGTGCAGTGGGCGCTGGAACACCCGGAGGCGACCGCTGAGGAACTGCTCGAGGCCGCCCTGGAGCGGGTCAAGGGTCCGGACTTCCCCAACGGGGCATTGATCGTCGGGCGGAAGGGCATCGAGGACGCGTACCGGACCGGGCGCGGTTCGGTGATCATGCGCGCGGTCGTCGAGATCGAGGAGGACCCCAAGACCGGACGCAACCAGTTGGTGGTCACCGAACTGCCGTACATGGTCAATCCGGACAACCTGAGCCTCAAGATCGCCGAGCTGGTCAACTCCGGCCGGTTGAACGGCATCGCCGACATCCGGGATGACTCCTCGGCGCGGACCGGTCAGCGGCTGGTGATCTTGTTGAAGCGCGACGCGCAGCCGCGGGTGGTGCTGAACAACCTGTACAAGCACACCCAGCTGCAGGACACGTTCGGCTGCAACATGCTGGCCCTGGTCGACGACGTGCCGCGGACGTTGCGGCTCGACCAGTTCATCTCGTACTGGATCACCCATCAGCTCAATGTGATCCGCCGGCGTACCGAATACCGGCTGGCCGAGACGGAGAAGCGGGCACACATCTACCGCGGTTACGTCAAGGCGCTGGACGCGCTGGACGAGGTGATCGCGTTGATCCGTCGCAGCCCGACCACCGAGGAGGCGCGGGAAGGCCTGATGGAGCTGCTGGAGATCGACGAGGTCCAGGCCGGCGCGATCCTGGACATGCAGTTGCGCAGGCTGGCCGCGTTGGAGCGGCAGCGGATCATCGACACGCTGGCCGACTTCGAGGTGCAGATCGCCGACTTCCAGGACATTCTGGCCAAGCCGGAACGGCAGCGGCAGATCGTCGGCACCGAGTTGGGCGAGATCGTCGCGAAGTACGGTGACGACCGGCGGACCGAGATCATCGCCGCCGATGGTGACATGTCGGCCGAGGATTTCATCCCCGACCGCGACGTGGTGGTCACGATCACCCGCGGCGGGTACGCCAAGCGGACCAACACCGATCTGTATCGGGTGCAGCGCCGCGGCGGTAAGGGTGTCCGTGGTGCGACGTTGCGGGCCGACGACGAGGTGGTGCACCTGTTCGCGACCAGCAACCATCAGTGGATCCTGTTCTTCACCAACAAGGGCCGCGTCTATCGGGCCAAGGTGTGGCAGTTGCCTGAGGCGAACCGGGATGCGCGCGGCAGCCACGTGGCGGGGTTGCTGTCCTTCCTGCCCGACGAGGAGATCGCCCAGGTGCTCACGCTGCGGTCGTATGAGGATGCGCCGTATCTGTTGTTGGCCACCAAGAAGGGTCTGGTCAAGAAGTCGGAGCTGTCGCTGTACGACTCGCCGCGGCAGGCCGGGATCATCGCGATCAACTTCCGCGACGACGACGACGAGCTGATCGGGGCGCAGCTGTGCAGTGCCGACGACGATGTGCTGCTGATCTCGCGGAAGGGTCAGGCGATCCGGTTCGCGGCCGACGATGCGCAGCTGCGACCGATGGGGCGCGCGACTTCGGGTGTCACCGGCATGAAGTTCCGGGACGGGGATGAACTGCTCAGTCTGACCCGGATCAGCGCCGACCTGGAAGAAGACAACTGGTTCGTCTTCACGGTGACCGACGGCGGGTTCGCCAAGCGGACCGCGGTGTCGGAGTACCGGCAGCAGGGCAGGGGCGGTCTCGGCATCAAGGCGATGAAGCTGAACGACAGCCGGGGCCGGCTGGTCGGTGGCCTGGTGGTGCGGGAGCATGACGAGGTCATCGCCATCAAGGCCAGCGGCCAGATCACTCGGAGTGCGGTTTCTGAGGTGGCGGTGAAGGGCCGGGACACCATGGGCGTCAAGTTCGTTGGTGTCACCAACGGGGACTCGGTCGCAGTGATCGCCTTGAATCCCGAGTCGACTCCGGAGTTGGAGGACGCGGGGCTGGATGACGCTGGTGGCGAGGGCGGTGCCGTCGAGAATTCGCTCGCCGAGGGTGATTCTGCGAAGGTTGAGGGCGAGTCCGCTCCGGTCGGCGAATCGGAGCAGGCAGAATCGGTGGACGAGGCTTCGGCGGCAGACGCTGAGGTCGAGGCCGCCGACGAGACGGACGACGAACCGGAGGAGTGA
- a CDS encoding TraM recognition domain-containing protein, producing MRFAEKLPLVVATVRHDVRAIWSATNIAVAGRGLNDVDHLAELSRLIGDREERERSMTAGTGGHRSTSTGRMAEGIPGICS from the coding sequence GTGCGCTTCGCCGAAAAATTGCCTCTGGTGGTGGCCACCGTTCGGCATGACGTGCGGGCAATCTGGTCAGCGACCAATATCGCTGTCGCAGGTCGCGGGCTCAACGACGTCGACCATCTAGCCGAGCTGTCTCGGCTGATCGGTGATCGAGAGGAGCGGGAGCGATCGATGACCGCCGGCACTGGCGGGCACCGATCGACGTCTACAGGCAGGATGGCTGAAGGAATCCCGGGCATATGCAGTTGA
- a CDS encoding DUF3566 domain-containing protein, which yields MSERSRGPEGSSGPATTDRGNAAGPEDFYAAAAASVAARNGTSNSRPAQGRDKLTPQARPAQKAAENTPVAKRADGQPAAARSAGSAGEADESENETTAIGSIASSVLNAVKPRSKSEKAAERAANAGPAAEMVRDQSSPAVQPDPNPAAAAPAAAPVASAPSEPARAAKPRAGTARGTRKARLRLSRLDPWSVMKTSFMFSIAAGIVFVVAVFAVWTVIGSSGLFASVDSIVGSVLQSPGDTTPFRIEDYVNTQKVMGVTAFLACIDVVIFTALATLASFLYNLAATMLGGLEVTLAED from the coding sequence GTGAGTGAACGCAGCAGGGGACCCGAGGGGTCTTCCGGGCCGGCGACCACTGACCGGGGCAACGCCGCCGGGCCGGAGGACTTCTATGCCGCGGCCGCGGCGTCCGTTGCTGCCCGCAACGGCACGTCGAACAGTCGTCCGGCTCAGGGTCGCGACAAGCTGACGCCGCAGGCCCGGCCGGCGCAGAAGGCAGCCGAGAACACGCCGGTGGCCAAGCGGGCCGACGGCCAGCCGGCGGCGGCGCGTTCGGCTGGGTCGGCAGGCGAGGCGGACGAGTCGGAGAACGAGACCACCGCGATCGGGTCGATCGCCAGCTCGGTGCTGAACGCGGTGAAGCCGCGGTCGAAGTCGGAGAAGGCGGCCGAACGCGCCGCCAACGCCGGTCCGGCCGCCGAGATGGTACGCGACCAGTCGTCCCCCGCGGTCCAACCCGACCCCAACCCGGCTGCTGCAGCTCCGGCGGCAGCACCAGTCGCATCGGCGCCGTCCGAGCCGGCCCGGGCGGCCAAGCCACGGGCGGGGACCGCCCGCGGCACCCGGAAGGCCCGGCTGCGGCTGTCCCGGCTGGACCCGTGGTCGGTGATGAAGACGTCCTTCATGTTCTCCATCGCTGCCGGCATCGTGTTCGTGGTCGCAGTCTTCGCCGTCTGGACGGTGATCGGTTCGTCCGGGCTGTTCGCCTCGGTCGACTCGATCGTCGGCAGCGTTCTGCAGAGCCCGGGCGACACCACGCCGTTCCGGATTGAGGACTACGTCAACACCCAGAAGGTGATGGGTGTGACCGCGTTCCTGGCCTGCATCGACGTGGTGATCTTCACCGCCCTGGCCACTCTGGCGTCCTTCCTGTACAACCTGGCCGCCACCATGCTCGGTGGTCTGGAGGTCACCCTCGCCGAGGACTGA